ttcttttaaatagTTTTGTATGGTATAATACAGCTATAATAGTTAAATGTGATGGTAGAAAACGTGAGAAGCATACAACAAAATTGCATTTAAGCAATTAGACGATCTCCAAATACACAAACGATTGAAAACTTCCAAACAGTAACGAAACCAATCCATCCTTGCATTGAAACAAGAAACAAGAGAAGGACTAATCTGCGGATGGATGACTAAACTCAAAACTAAATATAGAACTATTTACAGAGATCACGCAAACAAGCAAGCATGAACATACGTTAAAAGAGATCCAACGATACTGAAAATCTAGCACTTACAAAGAAGATCCACACACATAATCACTAGATCTGCCGCGccaaatctcaaaaaaaaaaaaaggtaatcGCCagcgaagagagagagagagagaaagagagtgtgAGCGCGAAATAAAAATTAGGTAGAAAagtatgagagagagagagagacgaaaaCGCGTTTGTTCCAAAAAGAGAATCGTAATGTAGAGATAGAAGAAGAGTGGTGATGGAAATTTTACCAGAGGATGAAGAATGGTAAACGCTTCCCTGTTCAAGCCGTGGAGCAACTCTCCTCACCGCCACGAACGAGCCTCCTCCTCGATCATCCATCtccaacctctctctctctatctatcaGAAACAAACAATAGAGAGTAATCGAATCAACACAGAACTCTTCGTTATCTGATCAACACAGACGCAATGCGAACAATAACAATCGGAGAAAGACGATGTTACTAAAGATTACCGCCGGGAATAACACAAATCGGCGTCGTATCGACTCGAACGCCTTATCACTTCTCAGAAACCacagagagagggagagagagagagagaaacagttTGGGTTTTATAGATCTGTCGAGTGTCGCCGGTGGCACGATTGAACTTATCCGACGGATTAGATCAAATCAATAATGATCCGGTGGcacgtttcttttttttttttgggtttaaatcGCTATCGAAGCTTTTCGTAACGGAAAATTAAAACGACTCGTGCGGTTATTGATTCCTCTCTGCGTATTTAAGTTGGACGTCAACGACACTCGtctacaactttttttttgttcttttattaatctaaatctaaaaatctAAATCTCTATTTTAAgcatttgtttttgattttaatttttccaAATGGACATCGAAATTATTACAGACTCCAAAAAATTACCATTTCTTTTTCGTTTTTACCTTCTAACAAACCATCCAAAATCTATAACAATCTTACTGAAACAACTAAATTTCCaccagaaataaaataaaataaaataattgatgaATGCTTCtttctgtatttttttgttgatttttaaattacataatcaaaatttagaaGTGTCTATCTTACAAATTGATATGATTGGCAACAACTTGTTCTTTTGCATGTAAACTCAAATTATTTAGATATGCATTGTCAGAAGgtatgtattatttaattgattaaataatacaaaaaatctattctattaattcagcagtatgaccaattgataaaagTTGTGACCaactatttatttcttttatttaaagaacctatatataaattagttttttgcTCAACTGAAGCTAAAGACGATTGAATAACCGTAACTACTTTTACTAATCTAAATACTCCATTTCGTAACATTCAGTTTAATGTAATCCCACAATACACGGAATTTACTTCTTTCCACTGCATATTATTTGCTGTTTTCAGATATTAATAATTGTTCCTTCATTTTGTTATACCAAATGAAAACGTATTGGATAAACAACGGTTACAGTAAATCtgttctaaaatatataacaaacacaTTAACTGTTTAAGAGAGTAAGTAGTACATGTATATAATCTATTAAACCCTCCATCACCATAATTAGACTTCCGcaagaattatttttttcacaaatatctttattcttttttgtgacaacaatatcttatatttgaattattataatattaaaataaatatctattctattaattcagcagtatgaccaattgataaaagTTGTGACCaactatttatttcttttatttaaagaacctatatataaattagtttttttgcTCAACTGAATCTAAAGACGATTGAATAACCGTAACTATTTTTACTAATCTAAATACTCCATTTCGTAACATTCAGTTTAATGTAATCCCACAATACACGGAATTTACTTCTTTCCACTGCATATTATTTGCTGTTTTCAGATATTAATAATTGTTCCTTCATTTTGTTATACCAAATGAAGACGTATTGGGTAAACAACGGTTACAGTAAAtctattctaaaatatataacaaacacaTTAACTGTTTAAGAGAGTAAGTAGTACATGTATATAATCTATTAAACCCTCCATCACCATAATTAGACTTCCgcaagaattattttttttcacaaatatctttattctttttttgtgacaacaatatcttatatttgaattattataatattaaaataaatatatatcttaaatctGAAGACCATACCAACATCTCAGGAAATGATTTAATTAGTATACTTTAAAAACGggtataacaaaaatattaatttgttatattaataatttatagaaatttttttttgactaatacAAAACAAGTTAAAAACttggttttaattttagtttgttataaataaattaaaaaatatgagaCACACCAAATAAACGAATTATTCTACTTCTATTATTATacaattatgtttatataaaatttaaatttattataaaactagATTCGGACCCATCTTTTaaggacggatatattttttatatattttttttaataatttaattttcatatttatgtttttctttataatcatatttgtgtttttttgtaatcatatttatgtataacAAAATGAAGGAACAATTACAAAGAAagacacaaatataaaaattaattttttttttaaatatgtaaaacaaaaaatatagagGGCGGGTCATATTtaaatagcaatttaaaaatataccagagcggatcatattttttaaccaaaaaaaaaattgaaaacctgcgggttggcgggtcagcggggTGATTTGACCCGCAATCCTTAACCGTGCGTATAgtagatcaatttttaaattgctattatttaataaaataaattttgattaatttatacataaatatgatttcaaaaacatataaatataatcagaaagaaaaaataaatatcaaaaattaaatttaaaacaaaaaatatacccgcccttttaagggcgggtcaaaatctagtaagtaattaaatctaatcaaaatTCTCTTCCAATCTAACTggttttatttccttttaaatAACTCAAATTAATTCTCAACATAATTTTCTTAACGTCAACTATATTATTCGTTCTGTGATTCCTATCTAGAAGTATAATATTGTCTTACAAAAGTTTAGTTAACATATAATAAGtgatatatacttttaatagaATGACCTCTAACAAAAACATAATAAGTGCTATATCTGGTCTCATGAGGCGACATTTTCATGAGGCGTGGGCCAATACCATTGACCAGTATGGCTGAGCTACAGCCGACCCGCGTGTCAATTGCCTTTTCCTTTTAGTTCGTGTGATTAGACATTCAATTATTACATCTTTTTACGTTTAATGCATAAAGAGTTCTCTAAAATTAAGTAAATTAAACTTACGAAAATCTAAACTCGTAAATTGTCAAAAGTCGGTGGAATGTACTTTCTCCGACAAAGACTCCGTTTTGCAAAAAGCTATTCATAGATCCAAAACCATGTATGGATCTAGATACCGTGTATTATATTGGAAATATTCAGTTAGACTAATGCTGGGCCCATTCTAATAATGCGTATACTGTAAAGTCTAACTAGATTTTTGACCCGCGTTAAAACGCGgattatgtttctcttttatataaaaccaataaataaaatgaCACAAATTATAGGAAAAGTCTTATTAAAGCTTTTAGGGTTGGAAAAATATTTGAACCAAAATAAgtgaataaaacaaagccaaaaaaTCATACCAAACTCGAACCAAAATTGGTAAGATATTTTAATGGATCCAAAATTTTGGTGTACGAAGAATCGGATCTTAACCCGAACAATATCGAAATATTTCAGGTATCCaaagtttatgttttatattatttttattttatactttaagatatcttaaaattattaaatttgttgatatagttttacataaatatccaaacccaaactgaacccgtaaaaatttgaatcaaactccaattaaaatttataaattgtcaAATGGTTAAATCACTAACTCCAAAAACTCAAAACCAAAATAGATCCgaactaaacccaaatagatatCCTAACCGAATACACCCAAACCAAACTCGAATGAATACTTAAATGTCTAtcctaaaagttttttttttgctaaataccCTCCTAAAAGTTATAGTGATTATcgttaatattattaaaaattattgcttaaatatatagttaagaTCTTGATTAATATTGATATGCAGCTAAGAAGCATTAAAATTATGAATagtttagaccaaaaaaaaattatgaataatgTACGTGTCTGGGCAATGTATCTTTTACTCACTATAGCCATTATCATGAAAATATGTATTACTGGAGAACAAACCCCGATATTGTTGCAGAACGGTTtactaaattataatattttccttatttaaaatattttttaacaacgAACggttattacttttaaaatattaaaagcaaTAACTTTGGTAAcaatatttcgaaattataCATAACAAAATCGGGAATAGATAtgttcaaatcatttttttaacgTTGGTTATCatttaagtcaaaaaaaaaacgttggTTATCATTAAAATCAGCAATGGTTTACCATACCAAAATGGTTCGGgtaaaaaaaaagcttaaactaataataaaacagatctaatttttaaaataataataataaaactgtTTTCTACACAAGTTCAAAAAGGAAGAAATGCAGAACAAAATACAGAGAGCTTTCCTTCTCCCATAATTGAAAACATCAATGAAAGGATTTTATGATTCTCTTCTTACCGAACACCAGCTTCTGAATTAATTGCCTCTTGCAGCAATATGGGACCATTCTGAACAACATAAGACTGATGTACGTGATCCTTTATAATGCTTTGAGCGATTTCAGTTGTCATACTGTTACTGATATCTAGTGTATGGTCAAGAGACCAGGCCTGAATGAAGGAGAGGCCAATCGCTATTCCTTCAAGAAGGTAATGAAACTGAGAAAAGAGATGAATGTGGAGCATAGCTTTGCATCCCACATTGACGACTCAAAGATGATAAAAGTTTAGATCATCGATCAGTATTTGGTTATGTAAATTAAACGTTTAGATAATTGATGAGTATTTCGTATTGGTTAATTTCAGTTAGTGTTAATAGGGATAAATATTGTATAACTGAATAGTTACagatgttatatttatttataatgaaaTGTGAATAAGTCCAAAACTTAAATAACAACATTtgtaagtagataaaaaataggactctattttaatagagtagataagAAAAGCCCATTATagaaaaacaaaggaaaaaaacaaacagtGGAGAAGAGGAAACTATCTTTACATCTCCTATGTCCTGTACTCCACTCTGTGACCAgaatcatttaaatttaaaaaatttaaatcaaattaaaaaagaaaagaggaaaaCCCTAGCTTtctccgtctctctctctctctctaacctTGAGAAAGTCTCGAGACTTTTTGAGAGTCGAACCTCGAAATATGTACAAGGAACGCAGTGGTGGATCGTCGAGATCGGAGATCCTCGGCGGAGCAGTTGACCGGAAACGAATCAACGACGCACTCACCAAGAAGCTAGAGAAATCTTCACCTTCCACCTCTAGAGCTTTCGCTTCCACTGCTGCTAAACCTCAGCTTCCGGATGGTTTGTTCTTTAGCCCCTTCTCTTGTGTAGTTTATTTGCATTGTCTGAatcgaatctttttttttttttggcagtggaGTCTGAAACGGACAGTGAAGAAGGTTCGGATGTGAGTGGATCGGAGGGTGATGAAGAGACATCGTGGATCTCGTGGTTTTGCAACTTGAGAGGGAATGATTTCTTCTGCGAAGTGGATGAGGATTATATACAAGATGATTTCAATCTTTGTGGGTTAAGTGGTCAAGTTCCTTACTATGATTACGCGCTTGATCTCATTCTGGATGTCGAGTCTTCAAACAGTAAGTGAGATTGTGTTAAGTTCTTGTTTGAAACATTTTTGGTCTGTAATGTTTGTTAATCTTGTTTAGGCGAGATGTTTACTGAAGAACAGAATGAACTTGTGGAATCAGCTGCTGAGATGCTGTATGGTCTTATTCATGTCCGTTACATTTTGACTACTAAAGGAATGGCTGCAATGGTTAGTGTTGTTGTAACTCTTTGTTTATTGTTAGTTTTTAGTCCTTTTTGAACTTATTTGGCTTCTCTATGTAGACTGAGAAGTACAAGAACTGTGACTTCGGGAGGTGTCCGAGAGTGTTCTGTTGCGGACAGTCTTGTCTTCCTGTTGGACAGTCTGATATCCCGAGATCGAGTACTGTGAAGATATACTGCCCCAAATGCGAAGATATTTCTTACCCGCGATCTAAGTTCCAAGGCAGTATCCTTTTTTCTGTGCTTGCTTCATTTGAATCGATCTCAACATATAATAGATTTTGCATAAATGCTGCAGAGAGACATGTTGGTGGTTATCATGTCTTAGTGTTTCCCCCTTAAATGACTTGTGCAGATATTGATGGGGCTTACTTTGGAACCACGTTCCCTCACTTGTTCTTGATGACATATGGGAACTTGAAGCCGCAGAAACCGACTCAGAAGTATGTTCCAAGgatatttgggtttaaggtacaCAAACCATGATAAACACACTACAAGTGTATGATAGATACATCTAGTGGCTTAGTTTTTGCATCCGGGTGTGAGCAAATTTGAAACGGTAGTTGCGATTCAAGTGGAGGCACACACCATTCAGTCACTGGAATCTGGAAAGAATCTCACCAAGTACCAAGAAAACTCATCGCAACAGCCTGGCTCGTTGGGGGAGAAGACAGACACCAATCAATATGTACTCCGACAATATTTTTCCCCAGttagttagatttttttgttttccttgtTGTTTGTGTTCTCAgcttatttggttatttttaaaactcAGAAATTGTTGAATTCAGTTGTAGCTTCTGAAACTTACATTCAGTTGGTGTACACTTATTGGAAGAGAGACGATTCTAAATGATCTTCTATATAATGATTAGTAAATAGTTCACATGGGAAGTCCTAGGGTAGTAGTATTACATGTTTTAAGTCTAAACATGTGTTGATTCTTGTTTATTGGTTGAGCAAATTTGATTAAGGTTGATTCTTGTTTATTGGTTGAGCAAATTTGATTAAGGTTTAGTGCTCCTGGTCAAGCCTCTAGTAATACGATGATTCCTGCTTGTTTATACGATGATTCCtgcttgtttatttttttgaaaaatacgaTGATTCTTTCTTGTTCAAGGAGTAAATTCGCTAAAAGGACCAGTCCAAAATTGTAAACTACAAGAAGATATAAAAAAACTAGCAGGCAAAAATTCAAGAGTTgagagaataaaaaataaagtaaccAAACTCGAATAACCATTTGATTCACGGCCAAATGTAACGACGTCTTGAATCAAAGACACAAGCATAGTACTACTCCAAAACACAATTCCAAAAAACAAAGAAgccaaaattattaaaagtagATTGTTTAACCCTCGATCTGCTCTCTCAACCTTCTGATAGTGCTTCTAACGGTGACAGCACTGGCGGTGTTCATGGTGTAGGCACCACCGGCCTTGACCTTGCCGCAGTCCTTGCATCCCCA
The sequence above is drawn from the Raphanus sativus cultivar WK10039 chromosome 7, ASM80110v3, whole genome shotgun sequence genome and encodes:
- the LOC108814488 gene encoding casein kinase II subunit beta-3 isoform X2, producing MYKERSGGSSRSEILGGAVDRKRINDALTKKLEKSSPSTSRAFASTAAKPQLPDVESETDSEEGSDVSGSEGDEETSWISWFCNLRGNDFFCEVDEDYIQDDFNLCGLSGQVPYYDYALDLILDVESSNSEMFTEEQNELVESAAEMLYGLIHVRYILTTKGMAAMTEKYKNCDFGRCPRVFCCGQSCLPVGQSDIPRSSTVKIYCPKCEDISYPRSKFQDIDGAYFGTTFPHLFLMTYGNLKPQKPTQKYVPRIFGFKVHKP
- the LOC108814488 gene encoding casein kinase II subunit beta-3 isoform X1; protein product: MYKERSGGSSRSEILGGAVDRKRINDALTKKLEKSSPSTSRAFASTAAKPQLPDVESETDSEEGSDVSGSEGDEETSWISWFCNLRGNDFFCEVDEDYIQDDFNLCGLSGQVPYYDYALDLILDVESSNSEMFTEEQNELVESAAEMLYGLIHVRYILTTKGMAAMTEKYKNCDFGRCPRVFCCGQSCLPVGQSDIPRSSTVKIYCPKCEDISYPRSKFQGNIDGAYFGTTFPHLFLMTYGNLKPQKPTQKYVPRIFGFKVHKP